A stretch of the Oenococcus sp. UCMA 16435 genome encodes the following:
- a CDS encoding SDR family oxidoreductase has translation MINNLKNKKILIIGGSSGFGKEIAKEAAQSAAQVSIIAKSEKNLKKVEKEFEKEKLNISNERFDATNNNQLIDFFRKFGNFDHIISMLGGAMAGGFLNSSTTAIRKTVEDKFFADMEFAKISTKFLNKKGSLILTAGAGGHPSDSSGAVIGNQAINTMVQGLALELAPNFRANAVAPTWTPTGLWKKLSKTELEKTGKQMSKAIPLQRVATLAEVASAYLFLMNNDFVTGQTISIDGGFSLI, from the coding sequence ATGATAAATAATTTGAAAAATAAGAAAATTTTAATCATTGGCGGCAGTTCTGGTTTTGGAAAAGAAATCGCAAAAGAAGCAGCTCAATCAGCTGCTCAGGTATCGATAATTGCAAAGAGCGAGAAAAACTTAAAAAAAGTCGAAAAGGAGTTCGAAAAAGAAAAATTAAATATTTCTAATGAAAGATTCGATGCTACTAATAATAACCAGTTAATAGATTTTTTCAGAAAATTTGGAAATTTTGATCACATAATTTCAATGCTTGGAGGCGCAATGGCCGGTGGATTTTTGAATTCTTCAACTACAGCTATTCGAAAAACAGTTGAAGACAAGTTTTTCGCCGATATGGAGTTCGCTAAAATATCAACAAAATTTCTTAATAAAAAAGGATCTCTTATTTTGACCGCAGGAGCAGGTGGCCATCCCAGCGATTCTTCTGGAGCGGTTATTGGTAATCAAGCAATCAACACAATGGTCCAGGGCCTTGCACTTGAATTGGCTCCAAATTTTCGCGCAAATGCCGTTGCTCCAACTTGGACACCAACTGGATTATGGAAAAAATTATCCAAAACTGAACTTGAAAAAACGGGCAAACAAATGTCAAAAGCAATTCCTTTGCAGCGAGTTGCGACCCTTGCTGAAGTTGCTTCTGCCTATCTTTTTCTAATGAATAATGATTTTGTAACTGGGCAAACAATTAGTATAGACGGCGGTTTCTCATTAATTTGA
- a CDS encoding levansucrase, with protein sequence MHKKMYKSGKTWLIGIVLASGMLLFPLSANADVSVNSQGNATKSISTDQQKTESTDTTQDSSLDSTKQIESETAKLQTETVVLSVAELKSSAASSASSNVTAASSIASPTSSEAAAASSASSFVNSAVAKSAEISSAAAASSAALIESQEAARASYFASLYPQLNSQAASYAGLLSSDVSSLTDNQIAALNSDYWSGSSQASTLNASDMSTLDQDWQNSSYAYPEIDSSKVENLSAADMVDSTPNVTTGEVDIQAVQLDVWDSWPLQNAQTGAAQSITINGKKYQIVIAMAGRPDTWSDGHLYIFYKNDDGSAALDQWKSGGAIFPSVPTDVDYTYGVDQDTASAWVGANPLVQDSNLSFHENQPVEAEQWSGSAVLNSDNTIQLYYTSVEIADNYAYLATATLSLASNSAGGIYVSGIKNDHIIFSGDGHYYLTNKQIFDYESQEEKNGQPQVLNGMRDPHVIVVNGQRYLAFESTTLVDNGQGIVEDTNDLSDYANDLSDAVNTQNTILLSSSNTNTAKISNAVIGLLKLDENNNVTEVLPPIITATMASTEIERPSIVPMNGKFYLFVATRVSRSSIDDTANNGDVMMLGYVSDSIDGPYKPLNNNGLVVAGTDPQNSRTFTYSYFAIPVPNTNRIIITSYMSNRNFASGQDMYSTFAPSFEISVNGDQTSIIPNSVLAQGSITESDEAFSIGQDLSNINYFGADILSSENENYDGVIVQTKRNDGVFFDGPAFTSKDTLKANDNGTNYNGDFVTVVESVTTKRYNGLLYTFLKVNDKSKNITYWIDQRAIEPIHYDSITSTELKNQWAVIDENKRNDGIYYSGPALTDYLSMTANASGKTVNGDTVYVTEIDTTLRKSNGEKYQYAKIQDGNKIYWIDLRALDFSKYAEITSSSDQNFSAYINESNRDDGIYTDGPALTSPTAMKSNGSAKSINGDPVSVVAFSKTIRANGKTYSYFKVNDGQKTYWIDSRAVYRYDQIENTVTPKDEYATIDQSIRNDGIYKNGPALTSSNTIQKDGLAKSHNGDTVLVLQASTTIRQSNGMTYTYLQVQDGQDTYWIDSRGIHINNFATISKSSVNSYTAYIDQKQRNDGVYYSGPALTSSDTLIANDNGCSYSGDKVTVLQTKTTKRSNGVYYTYAQVLDGNKTYWIDQRALSLKKI encoded by the coding sequence ATGCACAAAAAAATGTATAAATCTGGAAAGACATGGTTAATTGGTATTGTTTTAGCTTCCGGAATGCTGCTGTTTCCACTTTCAGCAAATGCTGATGTTTCTGTCAATTCACAAGGCAATGCTACGAAAAGCATTTCGACCGACCAGCAAAAAACGGAATCCACCGACACAACCCAGGATTCGTCGTTGGATTCAACCAAACAAATTGAATCAGAAACGGCTAAGTTACAAACTGAGACGGTTGTTTTATCTGTGGCCGAATTAAAGTCTTCGGCAGCTTCGTCTGCAAGCAGCAACGTGACCGCTGCGTCTTCCATAGCATCACCCACAAGCAGTGAAGCGGCTGCTGCGTCTTCTGCATCTTCATTTGTAAATAGTGCTGTTGCTAAATCAGCAGAGATTTCTTCTGCAGCGGCAGCCTCCAGTGCGGCTTTAATTGAAAGTCAGGAAGCAGCTCGTGCATCATATTTTGCGTCCTTATATCCACAACTTAATTCGCAGGCTGCTTCTTATGCAGGTTTGCTTTCAAGTGATGTTTCAAGTTTGACTGATAACCAAATAGCCGCTTTAAATTCTGATTATTGGTCCGGTTCATCACAAGCATCTACTTTAAATGCCAGTGATATGTCAACTCTTGATCAGGATTGGCAAAATTCCAGTTATGCATATCCTGAAATTGATTCAAGCAAAGTTGAAAATCTTTCGGCAGCGGATATGGTTGATTCAACTCCGAATGTCACGACTGGAGAAGTTGACATTCAGGCTGTTCAATTGGATGTTTGGGATTCGTGGCCTTTGCAAAATGCACAAACAGGCGCGGCCCAATCAATTACAATTAACGGAAAAAAGTATCAAATTGTTATTGCCATGGCCGGCAGGCCTGATACCTGGTCGGATGGTCATCTTTATATTTTTTATAAAAATGATGATGGATCTGCTGCTCTTGATCAATGGAAAAGCGGTGGGGCAATCTTTCCAAGTGTTCCGACTGATGTAGATTACACTTATGGTGTCGATCAAGATACCGCTAGTGCCTGGGTAGGTGCAAATCCTTTAGTTCAGGATTCTAATTTGAGTTTTCATGAGAACCAACCGGTAGAGGCAGAACAATGGTCAGGTTCGGCAGTTTTAAACAGTGATAATACGATTCAACTTTATTACACTTCTGTTGAAATCGCTGATAATTATGCTTATTTAGCGACTGCAACTTTGTCGCTTGCTAGTAATTCTGCAGGAGGAATATATGTTAGCGGAATCAAAAATGATCATATTATTTTTTCCGGCGATGGCCATTACTATCTGACAAATAAGCAAATATTCGATTATGAGAGTCAGGAAGAAAAAAACGGGCAGCCACAAGTATTAAATGGTATGCGGGATCCTCACGTTATTGTTGTTAATGGGCAACGTTACTTAGCCTTTGAGTCGACTACTTTGGTAGATAACGGTCAGGGAATTGTAGAAGATACTAATGATCTTTCAGATTACGCTAATGATTTAAGTGATGCTGTTAATACACAAAATACGATTCTTTTAAGTTCATCAAATACTAATACAGCAAAAATTTCCAATGCAGTTATTGGATTGTTGAAATTAGATGAAAACAACAATGTCACCGAGGTTTTACCACCGATAATTACTGCTACAATGGCTTCAACTGAAATAGAAAGACCATCAATTGTACCCATGAACGGCAAGTTTTATTTATTTGTCGCGACCCGTGTTTCCCGATCTTCGATCGATGATACAGCTAATAATGGAGATGTAATGATGCTTGGCTACGTGTCAGACTCTATTGATGGACCTTATAAGCCTTTAAATAATAATGGATTAGTTGTAGCTGGGACAGATCCACAAAATAGTCGAACCTTTACTTACTCATATTTTGCAATACCGGTTCCAAATACAAATCGAATTATTATTACTTCATATATGAGTAATCGAAATTTCGCTTCTGGGCAGGACATGTATTCGACTTTTGCTCCTTCTTTTGAGATTAGCGTTAATGGTGATCAGACTTCGATTATTCCTAATTCAGTATTAGCACAGGGCAGTATAACGGAAAGCGATGAAGCATTTTCAATTGGACAAGATCTCAGCAATATTAATTATTTCGGTGCTGACATTTTATCTTCGGAAAATGAAAATTACGATGGTGTTATTGTCCAAACGAAACGCAATGATGGCGTTTTCTTTGATGGTCCGGCATTTACTTCAAAAGATACTTTGAAAGCCAATGATAACGGGACTAATTATAATGGTGATTTTGTGACTGTTGTGGAATCGGTGACAACGAAACGATATAACGGATTGCTTTATACATTTCTCAAAGTGAATGATAAAAGCAAGAATATCACTTACTGGATTGATCAACGTGCCATTGAACCTATCCATTATGACTCGATAACTTCGACGGAATTAAAAAATCAATGGGCTGTCATAGATGAAAATAAAAGAAATGATGGAATTTATTATTCTGGTCCGGCACTTACTGATTATTTGTCAATGACTGCTAACGCCTCTGGAAAAACTGTTAATGGAGATACCGTTTACGTTACTGAAATTGATACGACTTTACGGAAATCCAACGGAGAAAAATATCAATATGCAAAAATCCAAGATGGCAATAAAATCTATTGGATTGATTTACGCGCACTTGATTTTTCAAAATATGCGGAAATAACGAGCTCGAGTGATCAGAATTTTTCTGCCTATATTAATGAAAGCAATCGAGATGACGGAATTTATACCGATGGACCGGCATTAACCAGTCCGACAGCTATGAAATCAAATGGCAGTGCAAAATCTATTAATGGCGATCCGGTTTCTGTTGTTGCTTTTAGCAAAACAATTCGTGCAAACGGAAAAACTTATAGCTATTTTAAAGTAAATGACGGTCAGAAAACTTATTGGATTGATAGTCGAGCCGTTTATCGCTACGATCAGATTGAAAACACCGTTACTCCAAAGGATGAATATGCAACAATTGATCAATCTATCCGTAACGACGGAATTTACAAGAATGGTCCGGCTTTAACTAGTTCCAATACGATTCAAAAGGATGGCCTTGCTAAGAGTCATAATGGTGATACGGTATTGGTTTTGCAGGCTTCGACAACTATCCGTCAAAGTAATGGAATGACTTACACTTATTTACAGGTTCAGGATGGCCAAGATACTTATTGGATTGATTCTCGGGGTATTCATATCAACAATTTTGCAACAATTTCTAAAAGTTCTGTAAATAGTTATACGGCCTATATTGATCAAAAACAAAGAAATGATGGGGTATATTATAGTGGACCGGCTTTAACCAGTTCGGATACTTTAATAGCAAATGATAATGGTTGTAGCTACAGTGGTGATAAGGTCACCGTTCTTCAGACAAAAACAACCAAGAGGAGTAACGGGGTGTATTATACTTACGCTCAGGTGCTTGACGGAAATAAAACCTATTGGATTGATCAGCGAGCTCTTTCTTTAAAAAAGATATAG
- a CDS encoding pyruvate oxidase, translating into MTKMIAGQALVKTLEDWGVDHVYGIPGGSINHTVEGLYLEQDKVKYIQVRHEEVGALAASADAKFTGKIGVAFGSAGPGATHLFNGLYDAKMDHVPVLAIVGQVPQEIMNTNYFQEMDEVPAFSDVSVYNRTITTAEQIPYVINQAIREAYRQKGVATVVLPENLAAKEIDYKATKTPKVVANNFAQIVDSKAVSDTLAMLKTAKHPLIYAGRGLLGARDVLTKFSEQFNIPVMNTVPATGVISTDHPNFIGTFGRLGSKSGFEALQHTDLILFLASEFPFAGFWPKNIKVIEVNNNSFDIGKTVDVDYAVISDAKSYLQALIDSGETLPASDWLKANQENKRNWDNWLAGLAKDESNGLNPESVTAKIASVVGPDDTYAVDTGNVSEWGARGLPMNHNQRFAISGLFATMGFGLPGGLAGALSVPKGQAWSLSGDGGFSMVVQDIITEVRYGLPVINIVFSNNRFGFIYHEQVLTKQHFYGVDLTGADWAKVSEGLGAVSFTVKTIADIDQVFANIKSLQESGNKKPIVVNAVIKEDDPFPTDYMPLDPKLYGQDAVDQYAKKYHFDLAKQPSLGELLRSRGDDL; encoded by the coding sequence ATGACAAAAATGATAGCTGGACAGGCTTTAGTCAAGACTTTAGAGGATTGGGGCGTTGACCATGTATATGGAATTCCCGGTGGTTCGATTAATCATACGGTTGAAGGTCTTTATTTAGAGCAGGACAAAGTTAAATATATTCAAGTTCGTCATGAAGAAGTTGGTGCTTTAGCTGCTTCGGCGGATGCAAAATTTACCGGTAAAATCGGTGTCGCTTTTGGATCGGCTGGCCCTGGCGCCACACATTTATTTAACGGTTTATACGATGCTAAGATGGATCATGTTCCGGTATTGGCAATTGTTGGGCAGGTTCCTCAGGAAATAATGAATACTAACTATTTTCAGGAAATGGACGAAGTACCAGCTTTTAGTGATGTGTCGGTTTATAACCGTACCATCACGACAGCTGAACAAATTCCTTATGTAATCAATCAGGCTATTCGTGAAGCTTATCGGCAAAAAGGTGTTGCTACGGTTGTTTTACCAGAAAATCTTGCGGCAAAAGAAATTGATTATAAGGCGACAAAAACGCCGAAAGTTGTTGCAAATAATTTTGCTCAAATCGTTGATTCAAAGGCTGTTTCCGATACTTTGGCGATGCTGAAAACCGCTAAACATCCTTTGATATATGCCGGTCGGGGATTATTGGGTGCCCGAGACGTTTTGACCAAGTTTTCCGAGCAGTTTAATATTCCTGTTATGAATACTGTTCCGGCAACTGGAGTTATTAGTACAGACCATCCAAATTTTATCGGTACATTTGGACGTCTTGGTAGCAAATCCGGTTTTGAAGCGCTCCAACATACAGATTTGATTCTGTTTTTGGCTTCTGAATTTCCGTTTGCGGGTTTTTGGCCGAAGAATATTAAAGTTATCGAAGTCAATAACAATTCGTTCGATATTGGAAAAACTGTCGATGTTGATTACGCAGTGATTTCCGATGCTAAAAGTTATCTTCAGGCTTTAATCGATAGCGGGGAAACATTACCGGCTAGTGATTGGCTGAAAGCAAACCAGGAGAATAAACGTAATTGGGATAATTGGCTTGCTGGATTAGCCAAAGATGAAAGCAATGGATTAAATCCAGAATCAGTTACAGCGAAAATTGCTTCTGTTGTCGGTCCTGATGACACTTACGCAGTTGATACTGGAAATGTCTCTGAGTGGGGAGCACGCGGATTACCAATGAATCATAATCAGCGTTTTGCTATCTCGGGTTTATTTGCTACGATGGGCTTCGGCTTACCTGGCGGTCTTGCCGGCGCTTTAAGCGTTCCGAAGGGCCAGGCTTGGTCGCTTTCTGGCGATGGTGGTTTTTCAATGGTTGTTCAAGATATTATTACAGAAGTTCGTTATGGTTTGCCGGTTATTAACATTGTCTTTTCAAATAACCGTTTTGGTTTTATATATCATGAACAAGTTCTGACAAAACAACATTTTTATGGAGTAGATTTGACTGGAGCAGATTGGGCAAAAGTCAGCGAAGGCCTTGGCGCTGTGAGTTTCACTGTTAAAACGATTGCTGATATTGATCAAGTTTTCGCTAATATTAAAAGTCTTCAGGAAAGTGGTAATAAAAAGCCGATTGTTGTTAATGCCGTTATCAAAGAAGATGACCCATTTCCAACGGACTATATGCCGCTTGATCCAAAGCTTTATGGGCAGGATGCTGTTGATCAATATGCAAAAAAGTATCATTTTGATTTAGCAAAACAGCCTTCGTTAGGTGAATTACTTCGTTCTAGGGGTGATGATTTATAG